The following proteins are encoded in a genomic region of Tenacibaculum sp. 190524A05c:
- a CDS encoding LytTR family DNA-binding domain-containing protein has product MINVIVIDDEKLVRSDVIDRLTSNFPQEIKIVSEASSVAEAKVEIEKHNPDLLLLDVDLGDGTGFDVLKQISNKNIQVIFITGFDTHAIKAIKVGALDYILKPVDDEEFNTAVQKAIDNTSSDNNIEQLIKVSNDYYNGINKRIILRTSNAVFAINEDDILYCKSDGNYTTFYTNVSEKVVVSKSMMKTEELLSENTFVRCHQSYIVNKNKVVKYQKQGFLILKTGEKIPVAARRKEYTLQKIF; this is encoded by the coding sequence ATGATTAACGTTATTGTTATTGATGATGAAAAACTTGTAAGATCAGATGTAATTGATCGGTTAACCTCAAACTTTCCTCAGGAAATTAAAATCGTTTCTGAAGCCTCTAGTGTTGCGGAAGCTAAAGTTGAAATAGAAAAACATAATCCCGATTTATTATTATTAGACGTTGATTTAGGAGATGGAACAGGTTTCGATGTTTTGAAGCAAATTAGTAACAAAAATATTCAAGTAATTTTTATTACGGGATTTGATACTCATGCCATAAAAGCTATAAAAGTTGGGGCTTTAGATTATATTCTAAAACCTGTAGACGATGAAGAATTCAATACAGCAGTTCAAAAAGCTATTGACAATACGAGTTCTGACAATAACATCGAACAACTTATAAAAGTATCAAACGACTATTACAACGGCATCAACAAACGTATAATTCTTAGAACTTCAAATGCTGTATTCGCAATTAATGAAGATGATATTCTTTATTGTAAATCTGATGGAAACTACACCACTTTTTATACCAATGTATCTGAAAAGGTTGTGGTTTCAAAATCTATGATGAAAACAGAAGAATTACTATCAGAAAACACATTTGTGCGCTGTCACCAATCTTATATAGTGAATAAGAACAAAGTTGTTAAGTATCAAAAACAAGGGTTTTTAATACTAAAAACAGGAGAAAAAATTCCAGTAGCAGCAAGGAGAAAAGAATATACGCTTCAAAAAATTTTTTAA